The Pseudomonas berkeleyensis genome includes a region encoding these proteins:
- the doeA gene encoding ectoine hydrolase DoeA (DoeA (degradation of ectoine A) is also called EutD (ectoine utilization D).) — protein MSEIVVNLPFSREEYAQRLAKTRSAMQARGIELLIVTDPSNMAWLTGYDGWSFYVHQCVLLALDGEPVWYGRGQDANGAKRTVFMQQSNIVGYPDHYVQSTERHPMDYLSKEVIAARGWDKLSIGVELDNYYFSAAAYGSLQRNLPNACFVDSTALVNWQRAIKSPTEIGYMRIAAKIVEQMHAAIFDKIEPGLRKNELVAEIYRTGILGADGHGGDYPAIVPLLPTGADASAPHLTWDDSPMISGAGTFFEIAGCYKRYHCPLSRTIYLGKPPQHFLDGEKAVVEGIAAGLEAAKPGNTTGDIARAFFKVLEKFGIHKDSRCGYPIGISYPPDWGERTMSLRPSDESVLQPGMTFHFMPGLWLDDWGLEITESILITDSGVETLCDVPRKLFVKD, from the coding sequence ATGTCCGAAATCGTCGTCAACCTCCCCTTCAGCCGGGAGGAATATGCCCAGCGCCTGGCCAAGACGCGCAGCGCCATGCAGGCCAGGGGCATCGAGCTGCTGATCGTCACCGACCCGTCCAACATGGCCTGGCTCACCGGCTATGACGGCTGGTCGTTCTACGTGCACCAGTGCGTGCTGCTGGCGCTCGATGGCGAGCCGGTCTGGTACGGCCGCGGCCAGGACGCCAACGGCGCCAAGCGCACGGTGTTCATGCAGCAGAGCAATATCGTCGGTTACCCCGACCATTACGTGCAGTCCACCGAGCGCCACCCGATGGACTACCTGTCCAAAGAGGTCATCGCCGCCCGTGGTTGGGACAAACTCAGCATCGGCGTCGAGCTGGATAACTACTACTTCAGCGCCGCCGCCTACGGCTCGCTGCAGCGCAATCTGCCCAACGCGTGCTTCGTCGATTCGACTGCGCTGGTCAACTGGCAGCGGGCGATCAAGTCGCCCACCGAGATCGGCTACATGCGCATCGCGGCGAAGATCGTCGAGCAGATGCATGCGGCGATCTTCGACAAGATCGAGCCGGGGCTGCGCAAGAACGAGCTGGTCGCCGAGATCTACCGCACCGGCATCCTCGGTGCAGACGGCCATGGCGGCGACTATCCGGCCATCGTCCCGCTGCTGCCCACCGGCGCCGATGCCAGCGCGCCGCACCTGACCTGGGACGACTCGCCGATGATCAGCGGCGCCGGCACCTTCTTCGAGATCGCCGGCTGCTACAAGCGCTATCACTGCCCGCTGTCGCGCACCATCTACCTGGGCAAGCCGCCGCAGCATTTCCTCGATGGCGAGAAGGCCGTGGTCGAAGGCATCGCCGCCGGCCTGGAAGCAGCCAAGCCGGGCAACACCACCGGCGATATCGCCCGCGCCTTCTTCAAGGTGCTGGAGAAGTTCGGTATCCACAAGGACAGCCGCTGCGGCTACCCCATCGGTATCAGTTATCCGCCGGACTGGGGCGAGCGCACCATGAGTCTGCGCCCGAGCGACGAAAGCGTGTTGCAGCCGGGGATGACCTTCCACTTCATGCCGGGCCTGTGGCTGGACGACTGGGGGCTGGAGATCACCGAATCGATCCTGATCACCGACAGCGGCGTGGAAACGCTCTGCGACGTGCCGCGCAAGCTGTTCGTGAAGGACTGA
- the doeB gene encoding N(2)-acetyl-L-2,4-diaminobutanoate deacetylase DoeB, producing the protein MTDVLRDNPISPTVDFDRDGIQHGFLKLPYSRDDSAWGAVMIPVTVVKNGSGPTALLTGGNHGDEYEGPLALSKLAQRLRAQDVTGRVIIVPFMNTPAVQAGSRTSPIDKGNLNRSFPGKPDGTVTQKIADYFQRTLLPMADVVLDVHSGGKTLDFLPFAACHMLPDAAQDAACAAGMRAFAAPYCMRMLELDAVGMYDTAAEEQGKVFVTTELGGGGSSTAKSLAIAERGVRNLLIHFGLLQGEIEAGESVMLDMPDGDCFVASEDDGLLEMCRDLGELVEKGEVIARVHSARRTGAPAAEYRAKRSGLLAARHFPGLVKSGDTLAVIAEVVD; encoded by the coding sequence ATGACCGACGTTCTGCGCGACAACCCCATCAGCCCCACGGTCGATTTCGACCGTGACGGCATACAGCACGGATTTCTCAAGCTGCCCTATTCCCGTGACGATTCGGCTTGGGGGGCGGTGATGATCCCGGTGACCGTGGTGAAGAACGGCAGCGGCCCCACCGCGCTGCTCACCGGCGGCAACCATGGCGACGAATACGAAGGCCCGTTGGCGCTGAGCAAACTGGCCCAGCGCCTGCGCGCCCAGGACGTCACTGGTCGGGTGATCATCGTGCCGTTCATGAACACCCCCGCCGTGCAGGCCGGCAGCCGCACCTCGCCCATCGACAAGGGCAACCTCAACCGCAGCTTCCCTGGCAAGCCGGACGGCACGGTGACGCAAAAGATCGCCGACTACTTCCAGCGCACCCTGCTGCCCATGGCCGACGTGGTGCTCGACGTCCACTCCGGTGGCAAGACCCTGGATTTTCTGCCGTTCGCCGCCTGCCACATGTTGCCGGATGCGGCCCAGGACGCTGCCTGCGCTGCCGGCATGCGCGCTTTCGCCGCGCCCTACTGCATGCGCATGCTGGAGCTGGATGCAGTGGGCATGTACGACACCGCCGCCGAGGAACAGGGCAAGGTATTCGTCACCACCGAACTGGGCGGCGGCGGTAGCAGCACGGCGAAAAGCCTGGCCATCGCCGAGCGCGGCGTGCGCAACCTGCTGATCCATTTCGGCCTGCTGCAGGGCGAAATCGAAGCGGGCGAGTCGGTGATGCTCGATATGCCCGACGGCGACTGCTTCGTCGCCAGTGAGGACGATGGCCTGCTGGAAATGTGCCGCGACCTTGGCGAGCTGGTCGAGAAGGGCGAAGTGATCGCCCGCGTACACAGCGCCCGCCGCACTGGCGCGCCGGCTGCCGAATATCGCGCCAAACGCAGTGGCTTGCTCGCAGCCCGGCATTTCCCGGGGCTGGTAAAAAGTGGGGATACCCTCGCGGTCATTGCCGAGGTGGTGGACTAG
- a CDS encoding Lrp/AsnC family transcriptional regulator gives MHKLDRYDLKILRILSEDGRITKSALAEAINLSVTPAWERVRKLESAGLIKGYRAQIDWAALFRSQQVLVEITLARHTAQDMRRFEQRLAEAPEVGFCYATGGGVDYIAMIRARDIDHYQRFIDQLLLEDLGIERYFTYIVTKTIKGDASGAPAELDD, from the coding sequence ATGCACAAGCTCGACCGCTATGACCTGAAGATCCTGCGCATCCTCTCCGAGGATGGGCGGATCACCAAGTCGGCCCTGGCCGAGGCGATCAACCTCTCGGTGACGCCGGCCTGGGAGCGGGTGCGCAAGCTGGAAAGTGCCGGGCTGATCAAGGGCTACCGCGCGCAGATCGATTGGGCAGCGCTGTTCAGGAGCCAGCAGGTACTGGTGGAAATCACCCTGGCCCGCCACACCGCGCAGGACATGCGCCGCTTCGAGCAACGCCTGGCCGAGGCGCCGGAGGTGGGCTTCTGCTACGCCACCGGTGGCGGCGTCGACTACATCGCCATGATCCGCGCCCGCGATATTGATCACTACCAGCGCTTCATCGACCAGCTGCTGCTGGAAGACCTGGGCATTGAGCGCTACTTCACCTATATCGTCACCAAGACCATAAAGGGGGACGCCTCGGGTGCGCCCGCCGAACTGGACGACTGA
- a CDS encoding IS110 family RNA-guided transposase: MAAVVGVDIAKRTFDLAILQPNGKHRTKSKLSNDKAGFAVFADWLQRHAEPGAWIVMEATGIYHEALAEHFHELGYRIAVLNPSQIARYAQSQLQRSKTDKLDAKLIATYGQLHVEHLRGWYPEPVSVRQLRALTRRLEDLQSLRQMELNRLDVSSSTVQSSIQAVLQRLDEQIAWTLEQIKRHIDDDPDLRGKRDLLVSINGIAEKTAALIMAELGDIERFTDARAVTAFAGLDPRLQESGVARGHSGISRTGSARLRTALYLPAVVALTYNPAIKAQAERLRARGKRGKQTVCAAMRKLLCIAYGVLKSRKPFDLALAIAR; the protein is encoded by the coding sequence ATGGCAGCGGTAGTGGGCGTTGATATCGCCAAGCGCACCTTCGATCTGGCGATCTTGCAACCTAACGGCAAGCACCGAACCAAAAGCAAACTGAGCAACGACAAGGCAGGCTTTGCGGTCTTCGCCGACTGGCTGCAGCGACATGCCGAGCCTGGCGCATGGATCGTGATGGAGGCCACGGGCATCTATCACGAGGCGCTTGCTGAGCATTTCCATGAACTGGGTTATCGGATCGCGGTGCTCAACCCGTCGCAGATCGCCCGTTATGCCCAGAGCCAACTGCAACGCAGTAAAACGGACAAACTGGACGCCAAGCTGATCGCCACCTATGGCCAGCTACACGTCGAGCACTTGCGTGGCTGGTACCCGGAGCCGGTGTCCGTGCGTCAGCTGCGTGCCTTGACCCGGCGCCTGGAGGATCTGCAGTCGCTGCGGCAGATGGAGCTCAATCGACTCGACGTCAGCTCGAGCACTGTTCAAAGCTCGATTCAGGCGGTTCTGCAAAGGCTCGATGAACAGATCGCCTGGACGCTAGAACAGATCAAGCGACATATCGACGATGACCCGGATTTGCGTGGTAAACGCGACTTGCTCGTGAGCATCAATGGTATCGCCGAGAAGACCGCGGCTCTGATAATGGCTGAACTCGGTGATATCGAACGCTTTACCGATGCACGTGCCGTCACGGCATTTGCCGGTTTAGATCCACGGTTACAAGAGTCTGGTGTCGCCCGAGGCCATAGCGGCATCTCTCGCACGGGCTCGGCCAGACTACGGACTGCGTTGTACCTGCCTGCCGTGGTGGCGCTCACTTATAACCCAGCGATCAAAGCGCAGGCTGAGCGCCTGAGAGCCAGGGGCAAGAGGGGTAAACAAACCGTCTGCGCAGCGATGCGCAAGCTGCTGTGCATCGCTTATGGCGTACTGAAATCGCGCAAACCTTTCGATCTTGCTTTGGCAATTGCACGGTAA
- the choX gene encoding choline ABC transporter substrate-binding protein, which produces MTLKAFLLGASLLALAHGAQAQTESASCSTVTLADPGWSDIAVTNGIASLLLDSLGYKAQTRTLAVPIIFAGLQKGQVDVFLGNWMPAGQHDYERYVASGQIDKVVENLGGTEYTLAVPTYAHEAGVKDFNDLAKFADKFGKKIYGIGSGSPANDYIRQMITDNEFGLGDWQLVESSEQAMLVQVGRAVKRDEFVVFLGWTPHPMNVQFDMRYLKGGEKFFGSTGSVNTLARKGYVAECPNVGKLLTNLKFTQEMENTIMDDVLNRKVANATAIKNWIKANPEVLDGWLEGVETRDGGDGLAAVKGKL; this is translated from the coding sequence ATGACGCTCAAAGCCTTCCTGCTCGGCGCCTCGCTGCTGGCGCTCGCCCATGGCGCCCAGGCGCAAACCGAAAGCGCCAGTTGCAGCACGGTGACCCTGGCCGACCCGGGCTGGAGCGATATCGCGGTCACCAACGGCATCGCCAGCCTGCTGCTCGATAGCCTGGGCTACAAGGCGCAGACACGAACCCTGGCCGTACCGATCATCTTCGCTGGGCTACAGAAAGGGCAGGTCGATGTGTTTCTCGGCAACTGGATGCCGGCCGGCCAGCACGATTACGAGCGCTACGTGGCCAGCGGGCAGATCGACAAGGTGGTGGAAAACCTCGGCGGCACCGAATACACCCTGGCCGTGCCGACCTACGCCCATGAAGCCGGGGTGAAGGATTTCAACGACCTCGCCAAATTCGCCGACAAGTTCGGCAAGAAGATCTACGGCATCGGCTCCGGCTCGCCGGCCAACGACTACATCCGCCAGATGATCACCGACAACGAGTTCGGCCTGGGCGACTGGCAGTTGGTGGAATCCAGCGAGCAGGCGATGCTGGTACAGGTCGGCCGCGCGGTGAAGCGCGATGAATTCGTAGTGTTCCTCGGCTGGACGCCGCACCCGATGAACGTGCAGTTCGACATGCGGTACCTCAAGGGCGGCGAGAAATTCTTCGGCAGCACCGGCTCGGTGAATACCCTGGCGCGCAAGGGCTATGTGGCCGAATGCCCGAACGTGGGCAAGCTGCTGACCAACCTGAAATTCACCCAGGAGATGGAGAACACCATCATGGACGACGTGCTTAATCGCAAGGTGGCCAACGCCACGGCGATCAAGAACTGGATCAAGGCCAACCCCGAGGTGCTCGATGGCTGGCTGGAGGGTGTGGAAACCCGTGATGGCGGTGATGGGCTGGCGGCGGTGAAAGGCAAGCTCTGA
- a CDS encoding C40 family peptidase, which yields MQCLDSERLPHKGQSPGLLGLNKFFMSFCLGGALLLGICTQASATFRIHTVPAASPIAEPEPAREVIDRALGALGTPYRWGGTSPRQGFDCSGLVQYAFKTQDDLDLPRTSRALSRVDAPSVKRSDLQPGDLLFFRIRSRSVDHVAIYIGEGRFVHAPRRGTKVRIDRLNNAYWQRHFQLAKRVVPEA from the coding sequence ATGCAATGCCTTGATTCGGAAAGGCTTCCGCACAAAGGCCAATCACCAGGGTTACTGGGTTTGAATAAATTCTTCATGTCATTTTGTCTGGGAGGCGCTCTTTTACTGGGAATTTGTACCCAAGCCTCCGCCACTTTTCGCATCCATACCGTTCCAGCCGCCTCGCCGATAGCCGAGCCTGAGCCGGCCCGTGAAGTGATCGACCGCGCCCTGGGGGCCTTGGGCACGCCATACCGCTGGGGTGGTACCAGCCCTCGGCAGGGTTTCGATTGCAGCGGCCTGGTGCAATACGCCTTCAAGACCCAGGATGACCTCGACCTGCCACGCACCTCGCGCGCGCTGTCACGCGTGGATGCACCTTCGGTGAAGCGCAGCGATCTGCAGCCGGGCGATCTGCTGTTCTTCCGCATCCGCAGCCGCTCGGTGGATCACGTGGCCATCTACATTGGTGAGGGTCGCTTCGTCCATGCGCCTCGCCGCGGCACCAAGGTGCGCATCGACCGCCTCAACAATGCGTACTGGCAGCGGCACTTCCAGTTGGCCAAGCGGGTGGTGCCGGAGGCCTGA
- a CDS encoding 7-cyano-7-deazaguanine/7-aminomethyl-7-deazaguanine transporter, whose product MTLLPASVSRAVLAALIAFHILIIIASNYLVQLPMTIFGWHTTWGAFSFPFIFLATDLTVRLIGKHAARVVIARVMVPALVASYVVSVLFHEGAFGGLAALGEFNLFVFRIALASFLAYVLGQLLDIQVFDRLRQLKHWWIAPAASSVFGQAMDTLAFFSIAFWQSSDPFMAANWVEIAVVDYVIKLAVSLALFVPLYGMLLSAIVRRLPQRTVSA is encoded by the coding sequence ATGACCCTGCTTCCTGCATCGGTCAGTCGCGCCGTGTTGGCTGCGCTGATCGCGTTTCACATCCTCATCATCATCGCCAGCAACTACCTCGTGCAGTTGCCGATGACTATCTTTGGCTGGCACACCACCTGGGGCGCCTTCAGCTTCCCGTTCATCTTCCTGGCTACCGACCTCACCGTGCGCCTGATCGGCAAGCATGCCGCGCGCGTGGTCATTGCACGGGTGATGGTGCCGGCGTTGGTGGCCTCTTACGTGGTCTCGGTGTTGTTCCATGAAGGCGCCTTCGGCGGCCTGGCGGCGCTCGGCGAGTTCAACCTATTCGTGTTCCGTATCGCCCTGGCCAGCTTCCTCGCCTACGTGCTCGGGCAACTGCTCGACATCCAGGTGTTCGATCGCCTGCGCCAGCTCAAGCACTGGTGGATCGCCCCGGCCGCTTCCAGCGTATTCGGTCAGGCCATGGACACCCTGGCGTTCTTCTCCATCGCCTTCTGGCAGAGCAGTGACCCGTTCATGGCCGCCAACTGGGTGGAGATCGCCGTGGTCGACTACGTGATCAAGCTGGCGGTCAGCCTGGCGCTGTTCGTACCGCTGTACGGCATGCTGCTCAGCGCCATCGTGCGGCGCTTGCCGCAGCGCACCGTATCGGCCTGA
- a CDS encoding NAD-dependent succinate-semialdehyde dehydrogenase: MLLDHPLLFKSLCYVDGHWLHSDDGASIAVQNPADQSVIGHVPMLGEKQIIAAVDAAQRAFASWREQSLETRAALLRRWAELILQHQEDLARILSQEQGKPLAEARGEIRYAASFIPWFAEEARRLYGQTIPSHIPGAQLGTLKEPVGVCALLTPWNFPSAMITRKAAAALAAGCTVVVKPAHETPYSAFALAQLAEEAGLPAGVFNVVLGEPQMAMETLVKDTRVRSVSFTGSTRVGKLVLQAAAEDVKKVALELGGNAPLIVCADADLDHAVQVALDAKFQTSGQDCCAANRILVERPVYEEFLQRFAEAVRGLRVGPGHDERNQIGPLMHQAALDATAARVADALEQGARLLVGGEPHALGGWFWQPTLLADVTDSMRIYREENFAPIAGVRAFDTLDEAVAMANDTEYGLAAYICSNRVDVVHPLIRRLDHAMVAVNGTKFTGHPIPFGGMKASGLGREGGTEGFEPFVETKYFCIHHQGQRY; encoded by the coding sequence ATGCTCCTCGACCATCCCCTGCTGTTCAAATCGCTGTGCTATGTCGACGGTCACTGGCTGCATAGCGACGACGGCGCCAGCATCGCCGTGCAGAACCCTGCCGACCAGAGTGTGATTGGCCACGTGCCGATGCTCGGTGAGAAGCAGATCATCGCCGCGGTGGACGCCGCTCAGCGTGCCTTCGCCAGCTGGCGCGAGCAGAGCCTGGAAACCCGTGCGGCGCTGTTGCGCCGTTGGGCCGAGCTGATCCTGCAGCATCAGGAAGACCTGGCGCGCATCCTCAGCCAGGAACAGGGCAAGCCGCTGGCCGAAGCCCGTGGCGAGATTCGCTACGCCGCCAGCTTCATCCCCTGGTTCGCCGAAGAGGCGCGCAGACTGTACGGCCAGACCATTCCCAGCCATATCCCCGGTGCCCAACTCGGTACGCTGAAGGAGCCGGTTGGCGTTTGCGCCCTGCTCACGCCCTGGAACTTCCCTTCGGCGATGATCACCCGCAAGGCCGCCGCCGCCCTGGCTGCCGGCTGCACCGTGGTGGTCAAGCCAGCGCACGAGACGCCCTACAGCGCCTTCGCCCTGGCCCAGCTGGCCGAGGAAGCCGGCCTGCCGGCTGGCGTGTTCAACGTGGTGTTGGGCGAGCCGCAGATGGCCATGGAAACCCTGGTGAAGGATACCCGCGTGCGCTCGGTGAGCTTCACTGGCTCGACCCGCGTCGGCAAGCTGGTACTGCAAGCGGCTGCCGAGGATGTGAAGAAGGTGGCGCTGGAGTTGGGCGGCAACGCGCCGCTGATCGTCTGCGCCGATGCTGATCTCGATCACGCCGTGCAGGTGGCGCTGGATGCCAAGTTCCAGACCTCCGGCCAGGACTGCTGCGCTGCCAATCGCATTCTGGTGGAGCGCCCCGTCTACGAAGAATTCCTACAGCGTTTCGCCGAGGCCGTACGTGGCCTGCGTGTTGGCCCCGGTCATGACGAGCGCAACCAGATCGGCCCGCTGATGCACCAGGCTGCGCTGGACGCGACTGCTGCACGGGTCGCCGATGCCCTCGAACAAGGTGCGCGCCTGCTGGTTGGCGGCGAGCCGCATGCCCTTGGCGGTTGGTTCTGGCAGCCGACGCTGCTGGCCGATGTCACTGACAGCATGCGCATCTACCGCGAGGAGAACTTCGCGCCCATCGCCGGCGTACGCGCCTTCGACACCCTGGACGAAGCCGTGGCCATGGCCAACGACACCGAATACGGCCTGGCCGCCTACATTTGTTCCAATCGCGTGGATGTCGTCCACCCGCTGATCCGCCGCCTCGATCACGCCATGGTCGCGGTCAATGGCACCAAATTCACCGGCCACCCGATCCCCTTCGGTGGCATGAAAGCCTCCGGCCTTGGCCGTGAGGGCGGCACGGAAGGCTTCGAGCCCTTCGTCGAAACCAAGTACTTCTGCATTCATCACCAGGGCCAGCGTTACTGA
- a CDS encoding aspartate aminotransferase family protein produces the protein MSYYDELFAQDRAHFMHPSTHAHDHASGALKGRIITGASGIRIQDHEGRELIDAFAGLYCVNIGYGRTEVAEAIYKQAKELAYYHTYVGHSTEAIIELSARIIDWAPQGMKKVYYGMSGSDANETQIKLVRYYNNVLGRPAKKKIISRQRGYHGSGIMTGSLTGLAGFHQHFDLPHADIKHAACPHFYKAPAGMDEAAYVRHCAEDLERLILAEGPDTVAAFIGEPVMGTGGIIVPPNGYWEAIQAVLAKYDILLIADEVVCAFGRLGTPMGSQMFGMQPDLITTAKGLTSAYAPLSAVIVGEKVWNVIDEASSRDGAMGHGWTYSGHPICAAAALANLNILEKENIAANAADVGAYLNQQLRQTFEGHPLVGEVRGVGMLAALEFMADKEARTPFDAALKVGPRVSAACLERGMIARAMPHGDILGFAPPLVLTKAEADEVVGIAKAAVDAVASEVL, from the coding sequence ATGAGCTATTACGACGAGCTGTTCGCCCAGGATCGTGCCCACTTCATGCACCCGTCCACCCATGCCCATGATCATGCCAGCGGCGCGCTCAAGGGGCGCATCATCACCGGCGCCTCGGGCATTCGCATCCAGGATCATGAAGGCCGAGAGCTGATCGACGCCTTCGCCGGCTTGTACTGCGTGAACATCGGCTACGGCCGCACCGAGGTGGCCGAGGCCATCTACAAGCAGGCCAAGGAGCTGGCCTACTACCACACCTACGTCGGCCACTCGACCGAGGCCATCATCGAACTGTCGGCGCGCATCATCGACTGGGCGCCACAGGGCATGAAGAAGGTCTACTACGGCATGTCCGGCTCGGACGCCAACGAGACCCAGATCAAGCTGGTGCGCTACTACAACAACGTGCTCGGCCGCCCGGCGAAGAAGAAGATCATCTCCCGCCAGCGCGGCTATCACGGCTCGGGGATCATGACCGGCAGCCTCACCGGCCTGGCCGGCTTTCACCAGCATTTCGATCTGCCCCACGCAGACATCAAACACGCCGCCTGCCCGCACTTCTACAAGGCGCCGGCTGGCATGGACGAAGCGGCTTACGTGCGCCACTGCGCCGAGGATCTGGAGCGTCTGATCCTGGCCGAAGGGCCGGATACCGTGGCCGCCTTTATCGGTGAGCCGGTGATGGGCACCGGCGGCATCATCGTGCCGCCGAACGGTTACTGGGAGGCGATCCAGGCCGTGCTGGCCAAGTACGACATCCTGCTGATCGCCGACGAGGTGGTGTGCGCCTTCGGCCGTCTGGGTACGCCGATGGGCAGCCAGATGTTCGGCATGCAGCCGGATCTGATCACCACGGCCAAGGGCCTGACCAGCGCTTACGCGCCGCTTTCGGCAGTGATCGTCGGTGAGAAGGTGTGGAACGTGATCGACGAGGCTTCCAGCCGCGACGGCGCTATGGGCCATGGCTGGACCTACTCTGGTCACCCGATCTGCGCCGCCGCTGCGCTGGCCAACCTGAATATCCTGGAGAAGGAAAACATCGCCGCCAACGCCGCTGATGTTGGCGCCTACCTCAACCAGCAGCTGCGTCAGACCTTCGAAGGCCATCCACTGGTGGGCGAAGTGCGTGGTGTCGGCATGCTCGCCGCGCTTGAGTTCATGGCCGACAAGGAGGCGCGTACGCCCTTCGATGCTGCACTCAAGGTTGGCCCGCGCGTCTCCGCCGCCTGCCTGGAACGCGGCATGATCGCCCGCGCCATGCCGCACGGCGACATCCTCGGTTTCGCCCCGCCGCTGGTGCTGACCAAGGCCGAGGCGGACGAGGTGGTGGGGATCGCCAAGGCAGCAGTGGATGCGGTGGCCAGCGAAGTGCTTTAA
- a CDS encoding tetratricopeptide repeat protein has product MSTDALEKMLAKGMDNALLRFGLGKAHLDGGNATQAAEHLQRCVEFDPSYSAAWKLLGKALQAAGDHDGARQAWQQGIAAAQAKGDKQAEKEMTVFLRKLDKPR; this is encoded by the coding sequence ATGAGTACCGATGCACTGGAAAAGATGCTGGCCAAGGGCATGGACAACGCCCTGCTGCGCTTCGGCCTGGGCAAGGCGCATCTGGATGGCGGCAATGCCACGCAGGCGGCCGAGCACCTGCAACGCTGCGTGGAGTTCGACCCGAGCTATTCCGCCGCCTGGAAGCTGCTGGGCAAGGCGCTGCAGGCCGCAGGCGACCACGACGGTGCTCGCCAGGCCTGGCAGCAGGGCATCGCCGCGGCACAGGCCAAGGGCGACAAGCAGGCCGAGAAGGAAATGACGGTGTTTCTACGCAAGCTGGACAAGCCACGCTGA
- the trkA gene encoding Trk system potassium transporter TrkA — MKIIILGAGQVGGTLAEHLASEANDITVVDTDGDRLRDLGDRLDIRTVQGKGSFPTVLRQAGADDADMLVAVTNSDEVNMIACQVAYTLFHTPTRIARVREAAYLTREALFDNEAIPVDVLISPEQVVTNYIKRLIEYPGALQVIDFAEGKAQLVAVKAYYGGPLVGQQLRQIRAHMPNIDTRVAAIFRRNRPILPQGDTVIEADDEVFFIAAKAHIRAVMSEMRRLEDDYKKVVIAGGGHIGERLAEAIESRYQVKIIEMNPARCRYLSENLESTIVLQGSASDRDLLMEENINDADIFLALTNDDEANIMSSLLAKRMGARKVMTIINNPAYVDLVQGGEIDIAISPQLATIGTLLTHVRRGDIESVHSLRRGAAEALEVIAHGDAKSSKVIGRMIKDIALPPSTTIGAIIRDEEVLIAHDSTVIESGDHVILFLVDKKYIRDVERLFQAGLTFF, encoded by the coding sequence GTGAAGATCATCATTCTCGGTGCAGGCCAGGTAGGTGGAACCCTGGCAGAACACCTGGCCAGCGAAGCCAACGACATCACCGTGGTCGACACCGACGGTGATCGCCTGCGCGACCTCGGCGACCGCCTCGACATCCGCACCGTGCAGGGCAAGGGCTCGTTCCCCACCGTGCTGCGTCAGGCCGGTGCCGACGATGCCGATATGCTGGTGGCGGTGACCAACAGCGACGAAGTCAACATGATCGCCTGCCAGGTGGCCTACACCCTGTTCCATACGCCGACGCGCATCGCCCGTGTGCGCGAAGCAGCCTACCTGACCCGCGAAGCGCTGTTCGACAATGAAGCGATCCCGGTCGACGTGCTGATCAGCCCAGAGCAGGTGGTGACCAACTACATCAAGCGCCTGATCGAATACCCTGGCGCCCTGCAGGTGATCGACTTCGCCGAGGGCAAGGCGCAACTGGTCGCGGTCAAGGCCTACTACGGCGGCCCGCTGGTGGGTCAGCAGCTGCGCCAGATTCGCGCGCACATGCCCAACATCGACACCCGCGTCGCCGCCATCTTCCGCCGCAACCGGCCGATCCTGCCGCAGGGCGATACCGTCATCGAAGCCGATGACGAAGTGTTCTTCATCGCCGCCAAGGCGCACATCCGCGCAGTCATGAGCGAGATGCGCCGCCTCGAGGATGACTACAAGAAAGTGGTCATCGCCGGCGGCGGGCATATTGGCGAACGCCTGGCCGAGGCCATCGAGAGTCGCTACCAGGTAAAGATCATCGAGATGAACCCGGCACGCTGCCGCTACCTCTCGGAAAACCTGGAAAGCACCATCGTCCTGCAGGGCAGTGCCTCCGACCGCGACCTGCTGATGGAAGAGAACATCAACGATGCCGACATCTTCCTGGCCCTGACCAACGACGACGAAGCCAACATCATGTCCTCGCTGCTGGCCAAGCGCATGGGCGCGCGCAAGGTGATGACCATCATCAACAACCCGGCCTACGTCGACCTGGTGCAGGGCGGCGAGATCGACATCGCCATCAGCCCGCAGCTGGCCACCATCGGCACCCTGCTGACCCACGTGCGCCGCGGCGATATCGAGAGCGTGCACAGCCTGCGCCGCGGCGCGGCCGAAGCGCTGGAGGTGATTGCCCACGGCGACGCCAAGTCGAGCAAGGTGATCGGCCGCATGATCAAGGACATCGCCCTGCCACCGAGCACCACCATCGGCGCCATCATCCGCGACGAGGAGGTGTTGATCGCCCATGACAGCACCGTAATCGAGTCCGGCGACCACGTGATCCTGTTCCTGGTCGACAAGAAATACATTCGCGATGTCGAGCGTCTGTTCCAGGCCGGTCTGACCTTCTTCTGA